One genomic region from Uloborus diversus isolate 005 chromosome 2, Udiv.v.3.1, whole genome shotgun sequence encodes:
- the LOC129216350 gene encoding tubulin delta chain-like, whose translation MINEKKFARAVLFDTEPKVIKEVNSYCSSWSYRHDGYKIEMQGAGNNWAMGFFTHGPAFEDDCLEILQREIERCDQLHGFLAFSSVAGGTGSGLGSFMSEKLRDHYPKISSANITVWPFQRGDVSVQAYNSVLTLAALQNSSDAVIMFENDWLLKLCRQKMALSRASMPELNTVASQQLANLLLPVESCNSICPRFNDLLAHLVPHPQYKLLGLRAVPQEPVASLPFSAHTWSGLLRSLRRMVLYDSVIDEVYGKCASTCNVNTRLPISLCNLLVLRGRDSKSADWNLLHKPSLPYTSWVPSSFRLKTLINCNSFLSYDRTAVLANNGQLSICCVDVALKKAWSMFYRKAYFHHYEDFGLSKDDFKLSIRIVHQIISSYETLAI comes from the exons aaatgaaaaaaaatttgctcgAGCTGTTCTGTTTGATACTGAACCTAAG GTTATTAAAGAAGTGAATTCATATTGCAGTTCTTGGTCCTACAGGCATGATGGTTACAAGATTGAAATGCAAGGTGCTGGTAACAATTGGGCTATGGGTTTTTTCACCCATGGACCAGCATTTGAAGATGATTGCTTAGAGATATTACAGAGAGAAATTGAAAGATGCGATCAACTTCACGGGTTTCTTGCCTTTTCTTCTGTGGCTGGAGGAACTGGCAGTGGACTAGGCTCGTTTATGTCCGAAAAATTGAGGGATCATTATCCAAAAATTTCATCTGCAAACATT ACTGTTTGGCCTTTTCAAAGAGGTGATGTTTCTGTTCAAGCTTACAACTCTGTTTTGACTCTTGCTGCATTACAAAATTCGTCTGATGCTGTAATAATGTTTGAAAATGATTGGCTTCTCAAGTTGTGTAGGCAGAAAATGGCCCTTAGCCGTGCATCCATGCCTGAATTAAATACTGTGGCTTCTCAACAACTGGCTAATCTTTTGCTGCCAGTAGAAAGCTGCAACAGCATATGTCCTAGATTTA ATGATCTGTTGGCCCATTTGGTACCCCATCCACAGTATAAGTTACTTGGCTTGCGTGCTGTTCCCCAGGAACCTGTTGCTTCCCTTCCTTTTAGCGCTCATACGTGGTCAGGTTTATTGAGATCTCTTCGTCGAATGGTTTTGTATGACAGTGTTATAGATGAAG TTTATGGAAAATGTGCCTCAACATGTAATGTCAACACTCGACTGCCAATTTCTCTCTGTAATCTCCTCGTTTTGCGGGGACGTGATTCTAAATCTGCAGACTGGAATCTTCTTCACAAGCCGTCTCTCCCTTACACATCATGGGTGCCTAGTTCTTTCAGgttaaaaacattgattaattgtaattcatttttaagttatGACAGGACAGCAGTTCTTGCAAACAATGGTCAGTTATCTATTTGTTGTGTTGATGTGGCGCTTAAAAAAGCCTGGAGTATGTTTTACAGAAAAGCTTATTTTCATCACTATGAGGACTTTGGTTTAAGCAAAGATGATTTTAAGTTATCTATTAGGATTGTTCATCAAATAATTTCTAGTTATGAGACTTTAGCTATCTAA